Proteins encoded in a region of the Mercenaria mercenaria strain notata chromosome 1, MADL_Memer_1, whole genome shotgun sequence genome:
- the LOC123523533 gene encoding uncharacterized protein LOC123523533: protein MAGNTCNVKTVMSGFIQSVSVSPMNQRLSFVAAVRMWRNLKSNKINKTNKRKGMKTKRLKKCLWSRYKDIFISKSVDDIIRKCFKNARVTSRNLPLRHTVLS, encoded by the exons ATGGCAG GAAATACATGCAATGTGAAAACTGTGATGAGTGGTTTCATCCAGAGTGTGTCGGTGTCACCAATGAACCAGAGGCTTTCTTTTGTAGCAGCTGTTCGCATGTG GAGGAACCTAAAGAGCAACAAGATCAACAAGACAAACAAGAGGAAAGGAATGAAGACAAAAAGATTAAAAAAG TGCTTGTGGAGCAGGTACAAAGACAT CTTTATTTCGAAATCCGTGGATGACATTATTAGAAAATGCTTCAAg AATGCCAGGGTTACCTCCAGAAATTTGCCACTCAGGCATACAGTGCTGTCCTGA